One Peromyscus maniculatus bairdii isolate BWxNUB_F1_BW_parent chromosome 14, HU_Pman_BW_mat_3.1, whole genome shotgun sequence genomic window carries:
- the Timm9 gene encoding mitochondrial import inner membrane translocase subunit Tim9 isoform X4, with protein MAAQIPESDQIKQFKEFLGTYNKLTETCFLDCVKDFTTREVKPEENEALAAKAGLLGQPR; from the exons ATGGCTGCACAGATACCAGAATCCGACCAGATAAAACAG TTTAAGGAGTTCCTGGGAACCTACAATAAACTTACAGAGACCTGTTTTTTGGACTGTGTTAAAGACTTCACAACAAGAGAGGTGAAGCCTGAAGAG AATGAAGCCCTGGCGGCCAAGGCAGGACTCCTGGGCCAGCCCCGGTAG
- the Timm9 gene encoding mitochondrial import inner membrane translocase subunit Tim9 isoform X1, whose amino-acid sequence MAAQIPESDQIKQFKEFLGTYNKLTETCFLDCVKDFTTREVKPEEVTCSEHCLQKYLKMTQRISMRFQEYHIQQNEALAAKAGLLGQPR is encoded by the exons ATGGCTGCACAGATACCAGAATCCGACCAGATAAAACAG TTTAAGGAGTTCCTGGGAACCTACAATAAACTTACAGAGACCTGTTTTTTGGACTGTGTTAAAGACTTCACAACAAGAGAGGTGAAGCCTGAAGAG GTTACCTGTTCAGAACATTgcttacagaaatatttaaaaatgacacagagaataTCCATGAGATTTCAGGAATATCATATCCAGCAGAATGAAGCCCTGGCGGCCAAGGCAGGACTCCTGGGCCAGCCCCGGTAG
- the Timm9 gene encoding mitochondrial import inner membrane translocase subunit Tim9 isoform X2, which translates to MAAQIPESDQIKQFKEFLGTYNKLTETCFLDCVKDFTTREVKPEEEYHIQQNEALAAKAGLLGQPR; encoded by the exons ATGGCTGCACAGATACCAGAATCCGACCAGATAAAACAG TTTAAGGAGTTCCTGGGAACCTACAATAAACTTACAGAGACCTGTTTTTTGGACTGTGTTAAAGACTTCACAACAAGAGAGGTGAAGCCTGAAGAG GAATATCATATCCAGCAGAATGAAGCCCTGGCGGCCAAGGCAGGACTCCTGGGCCAGCCCCGGTAG
- the Timm9 gene encoding mitochondrial import inner membrane translocase subunit Tim9 isoform X3, with product MAAQIPESDQIKQFKEFLGTYNKLTETCFLDCVKDFTTREVKPEEQNEALAAKAGLLGQPR from the exons ATGGCTGCACAGATACCAGAATCCGACCAGATAAAACAG TTTAAGGAGTTCCTGGGAACCTACAATAAACTTACAGAGACCTGTTTTTTGGACTGTGTTAAAGACTTCACAACAAGAGAGGTGAAGCCTGAAGAG CAGAATGAAGCCCTGGCGGCCAAGGCAGGACTCCTGGGCCAGCCCCGGTAG